The following are encoded together in the Lathyrus oleraceus cultivar Zhongwan6 chromosome 3, CAAS_Psat_ZW6_1.0, whole genome shotgun sequence genome:
- the LOC127132564 gene encoding pectinesterase: protein MSGKVVISVVSLILVVGVAIGVVAVVHKNGQDPEMKTQQRSVQIICQNAEDKDLCQDTLKSVNGVESADPKAYIAAAVKATTDSVIKAFNMSDRLSTEYGSQDGGIKMALDDCKDLLQFAMDSLEMSTNLVRDNNIQAVHSQTPDLRNWLSAVISYQQSCMEGFDDEKDGEKKIKDQFHVESLDGIQKITSVALDIVSGLSNILQQFNLKLDLQPASRRLLAEDIDNEGFPTWFSGSDRKLLASMQGKGWRSKIVPNVIVAKDGTGKFRTIKEAIASYPSGNKGRYVIYVKAGVYDEYITVPKTAANILMYGDGPQRTIVTGKKCFANGVKTMLTATFANTAPGFIGKAMTFENTAGPDGHQAVALRNQGDMSAFVGCHILGYQDTLYVQTNRQFYRNCVISGTIDFIFGISPTLIQHSVIIVRKPNMNQFSTVTADGTAEKNMATGIVIQDCQIVPESQLFPVRFQIKSYLGRPWKAYSRTVVMESTIGDFIHPDGWFPWTGSNFENTLYYAEYANTGPGADVSKRIKWKGYRGIISRAEANQFTAAEFLKAGPQSGAEWLKAIRVPHYLGFKA, encoded by the exons atgtCGGGAAAGGTAGTTATCTCAGTTGTTTCTCTTATCCTCGTCGTAGGAGTTGCCATCGGCGTTGTTGCTGTTGTTCACAAAAATGGTCAAGATCCTGAGATGAAAACTCAACAAAGATCTGTTCAAATCATTTGTCAAAATGCAGAAGATAAAGATCTTTGCCAGGACACTCTTAAATCTGTTAATGGCGTCGAATCCGCAGATCCAAAGGCATACATAGCAGCGGCCGTGAAAGCCACCACGGACAGTGTCATTAAGGCTTTCAACATGAGTGACAGACTCTCCACGGAATACGGTAGCCAAGATGGTGGCATCAAGATGGCTCTTGATGACTGCAAAGATTTGTTGCAGTTTGCTATGGACAGTCTCGAAATGTCCACCAATTTGGTTCGTGACAACAACATCCAAGCTGTGCATTCCCAAACTCCCGATCTCAGGAATTGGTTGAGTGCAGTTATCTCTTACCAACAAAGTTGCATGGAAGGATTTGATGATGAAAAAGATGGTGAGAAAAAGATCAAGGATCAATTTCATGTAGAGTCTTTGGACGGCATACAAAAGATCACTAGTGTTGCACTTGATATTGTCAGTGGTTTGTCCAACATCCTTCAACAATTCAACTTGAAGCTTGATCTTCAGCCTGCTTCTCGTCGTCTTCTTGCTGAGGATATTGACAATGAAGGATTCCCTACATGGTTCTCTGGTTCTGATCGTAAGCTTTTGGCTTCAATGCAAGGAAAAGGATGGAGATCAAAGATTGTCCCTAATGTTATTGTTGCCAAGGATGGTACTGGTAAATTTAGAACCATTAAGGAAGCTATTGCTTCTTACCCTAGTGGAAACAAGGGAAGATATGTTATCTACGTTAAGGCCGGTGTTTATGACGAGTACATCACCGTCCCTAAGACTGCCGCTAACATTCTTATGTATGGTGATGGCCCTCAAAGGACTATTGTCACCGGTAAAAAGTGCTTCGCTAATGGTGTCAAGACCATGCTAACCGCCACCTTCG CCAACACTGCTCCTGGATTCATCGGAAAGGCAATGACATTCGAGAACACAGCCGGTCCTGATGGTCATCAAGCCGTTGCTTTGAGAAACCAAGGAGATATGTCTGCTTTTGTCGGTTGCCATATCCTTGGTTATCAAGATACATTGTACGTTCAAACCAACAGACAATTCTACCGCAACTGTGTCATCTCTGGAACCATCGATTTCATCTTCGGAATATCACCAACCTTGATTCAACACTCCGTGATCATCGTCAGGAAGCCTAACATGAATCAATTCAGCACAGTTACCGCTGACGGAACAGCCGAGAAGAACATGGCCACAGGTATCGTGATCCAGGATTGCCAGATCGTTCCAGAATCACAATTGTTTCCGGTGAGATTCCAAATAAAATCTTACTTGGGAAGACCATGGAAGGCATACTCAAGAACAGTTGTGATGGAATCCACCATTGGTGACTTCATTCATCCAGATGGTTGGTTCCCATGGACAGGTTCCAACTTCGAAAACACACTTTACTATGCTGAATATGCCAACACTGGACCTGGTGCCGATGTTAGCAAGAGGATCAAGTGGAAGGGTTATCGTGGTATCATTAGCAGGGCTGAGGCTAACCAATTCACTGCTGCTGAATTTCTTAAGGCTGGACCTCAGTCTGGAGCTGAGTGGTTGAAGGCTATTCGTGTTCCTCACTATCTTGGCTTCAAAGCTTGA